TGTCGACCCGGCGTCTGCTCGAAGAGGTTGAAGACGGTCTGGAGAGCGTCGAACTCGTTGGCGACGGCGGCGTCGCCCTCGGCCAACCAGCCGATCGAAGGGCCGAGCGCCCAGCCGATGGCCTCGACTTTCCCCTGTTCGCGGAGTTCGTCCAGGGCTTCGAGAACGTCCTCGTCGACCTCCTCGACGTTGGCGTTGTGGAGCATCAGCAGGTCGACGTACTCCATGTCCAGGCGCTCCAGCGAGCGGTCGGTCGCCGTGTGGATCCACTCGGGGGTAACCTTCTTGGGGAGTTCGCCGTGGCCGGCCTGTGGGTTGTTGTAGAAGTCGTAGCCGATCTTCGTACTGACGGCCACCTCGTCCCGGCGGTCGGCGAGTGCCTCGCCGACGATCTCCTCGCTGTCACCGTGGCCGTAGACGTCTCCAGTATCGAAGTAGCTCACGCCCTGCTCGACGGCGTGGTCGATCATCGCGACGGCGTCCTCGCGTGTCCGGTCGCCCCACCAGTCGGTTCCGACGACCCAGGCACCGAAACCGACCTGGGAGACCTCGACGTCAGTCGTCCCGAGCGTGTCGTATTTCATAGCCGGGCGTTGGGCCGCAGGACACTTATCGCTCGTGGTTCTCCCGGATCGCGTACCGCAGCGTCGGGATCGCGATGGCCTCGCGGACGGCGACGTCGCCGTACTCCCGGCCGACCCACCAGGCGAGTGCAAGCGTCCCGAGCAGGAGGCCGACGAGCGCGATCAGCCCGCCCTCGGGGCCGAACGAACCGCCGGTCAGGACCGCCGAACCGGTCGCCCGCGTCCCGACCAGCGCCGCGCCCGTCCGCAGGCCGCTGACCGGGAACCCGTACAGCCCGAGGGTGAAGTTCCAGGCGACGTGGAACCCACAGGCGATCCCCAGCCGCCCAGTCAGGACGTAACACCCGCCCAGGAGGACACCGTACAGCGTGATGTTCGCGACGCTGAGCAGCGAGGAACTGGGGTTGGCCGCGTGCAGGACCCCGAACAGGACGCCGGTCGCGACCGTCGTGACGACGACCGCGCGCCACTTCCCGAGGGTCCCGGCCAGTCCCTCGGCAGCGTTGGTCAGCAGGTAGCCCCGGACGACGATCTCCTCGGCGGAGGCCTGGACGATGAAAAACAACCCGAGGAGCGCGAGCCGCTCGACCGCTCCCAGCGGCCCGAACGCGAAGGTGTCGGAGGGGCCGGTCACGAGGAGACCGGTCACCGTCAGGAGGCCGGTCGCGAGTTGCCCGAGGAGAAACAGTGTCGGGAGTCCGATCCCCAGCCCGAGGCCGAAGGCGGCGTCACGCCACCACTGGCGGTCGAACCCCAGCCCGTAGTCCGAGAGGTGGCGCCGGTCGAGCAGATAGCCGACACCGACCGCGATGGCGGTGAGCCCGGCGTAGACGGCGATCTGTCGGACAGCGACGTAGGTCGCCCGGAGTCCCGGACCGAACGAAGCCGGATTCACCAGCTGTGAGAGGGTGCCGGCGAAGACGATCGCACCGAACGCGGCCACGAAGAACCAGAGGACGACCCGCCAGAGCGCCCGCAAGCGCTTCTCGCGTGGGTTGATCATGTAGCCGCGGATCTCCATGATGAAATCCGACCTGACCATACCGGGTGGTCGGTCGCCCGGCTCTTATACTGTCGGCAGAAACGCCGAGAAACTGTGTGAGACGCTGTCGTAACACCGGTGTCACCGGGTACCGAACTGGTAACGGAAACCCATATCTGCGACCGTACCGATTGCTCGTCTATGACGAAACGCCACGTCTCGCTGCCGCCGGCCGCCGAGGAGGGGCTCCGGAGTTTCATCCAGGAGGTCGACGAGCGACTGTCGAGCGAGGAGGATACCTGCGACGTGGTCACCGACGTCCTGGTCGATCTCCACGGTGATCGGGACGCCTACGAGCGCTGGCAGTCCGGCGGCGACGTCTCGCCGGCCGAACGCGTTCGACTCCAGGGATACGACCCGTGTAACACCACACTGGAGAGCGAGTACTACGCGGAGAAAGACGAGGAGAAGTTCAAACGCTCGAAACACCTCCAGTGGCTCTGGCGCCAGTTCGACGCCACCCCGATGGCCGACAACGTCGAGTTCGCCCTGCGGTTCCGGCGGATGCTCGCCGACCACCTCTTCGAGTCCTGTGGCGACGACTGCCGCTTTTTCAAGGGGATCTCTTTCACCTACGGCCACAACATCGAGGTCGGCGACAACGTCGTCATCCACGACGACGTCCACCTCGACGACCGCGGAAAGCTCACCATCGGCGATCGGGTCTCGATTTCGGACGACACACACGTCTACAGCCACGACCACGACGCGGTCGACCAGACTCATATCGACAACTTCCACACGATCATCGAGGACGACGTACGCCTGACCTACGACTCGATGGTCCGGGCCGGTGTCCGTGTCGGCGAGAACGCGATCCTGGCCGCCAAATCGATCGCCGGCAAGGACATCCCCGCCCACCACATCGCCGCCGGCACGCCCGCGAAGTCGATTGCGGTCAAAGACGGGTGGGAGTCCGTCGCAGCCCCCCTCGACGACGCCAACGTCGATCGTCGCAGCGACCGGGAACTCGACTACGACCTCCCGGACAACCTCGACGTCTTCGACGAGTTCCAGCGCGATCTGACGCCGCCGGAGTGACCCGTCCCCCGTCTGAGTATCATATCTGATATTCAGGGCCGAACACCGAAGTGATCGCCGCCCGTTCTATCGTGGTATGCAACTGTGGGGCTGGCTCATCGCGTAC
Above is a window of Haloarcula halophila DNA encoding:
- a CDS encoding aldo/keto reductase translates to MKYDTLGTTDVEVSQVGFGAWVVGTDWWGDRTREDAVAMIDHAVEQGVSYFDTGDVYGHGDSEEIVGEALADRRDEVAVSTKIGYDFYNNPQAGHGELPKKVTPEWIHTATDRSLERLDMEYVDLLMLHNANVEEVDEDVLEALDELREQGKVEAIGWALGPSIGWLAEGDAAVANEFDALQTVFNLFEQTPGRHFVETIREHGADTSIIARVPHSSGLLNEQVTPETELGKGDHRAHRPDEWYETGWEKVESIRFLERDGERTMGQAAIQWLLAHDEVASVTPTFRTTADIDEWAGAPDTPPLSDAEFDRVQELSADNFGIDRDDGMDALRSSVGGEDLEGTGMKSAGD
- a CDS encoding CPBP family intramembrane glutamic endopeptidase; the encoded protein is MVRSDFIMEIRGYMINPREKRLRALWRVVLWFFVAAFGAIVFAGTLSQLVNPASFGPGLRATYVAVRQIAVYAGLTAIAVGVGYLLDRRHLSDYGLGFDRQWWRDAAFGLGLGIGLPTLFLLGQLATGLLTVTGLLVTGPSDTFAFGPLGAVERLALLGLFFIVQASAEEIVVRGYLLTNAAEGLAGTLGKWRAVVVTTVATGVLFGVLHAANPSSSLLSVANITLYGVLLGGCYVLTGRLGIACGFHVAWNFTLGLYGFPVSGLRTGAALVGTRATGSAVLTGGSFGPEGGLIALVGLLLGTLALAWWVGREYGDVAVREAIAIPTLRYAIRENHER
- a CDS encoding acyltransferase; translation: MTKRHVSLPPAAEEGLRSFIQEVDERLSSEEDTCDVVTDVLVDLHGDRDAYERWQSGGDVSPAERVRLQGYDPCNTTLESEYYAEKDEEKFKRSKHLQWLWRQFDATPMADNVEFALRFRRMLADHLFESCGDDCRFFKGISFTYGHNIEVGDNVVIHDDVHLDDRGKLTIGDRVSISDDTHVYSHDHDAVDQTHIDNFHTIIEDDVRLTYDSMVRAGVRVGENAILAAKSIAGKDIPAHHIAAGTPAKSIAVKDGWESVAAPLDDANVDRRSDRELDYDLPDNLDVFDEFQRDLTPPE